TGCAGTCTGGCACCTTTGATTTGTTACTCCACAAGGCTGTTGAAAATGGTGCTCCTGCTAGTCAGTATAAGCCACCCAAAATCATTAGAAAACAGGAAATGTGTTCTTTTATGGATGCTAATTCAGCTTTGACAATATGTTTCAATTGATCTTGAAGATAACCATACAGTAAATGCGAGTTTATTTATTCCATAACTCATTAACTTAACAGTTTTTGCATGTATTTTGTTAGTCTGTATCTAAATGTAGTCTACATGTTCTTAGTGTTGTTCTGCTTTTAGCACAAGACCTGATAAAGAAACTCCTTGACCAGCACTGGTCTGCATCACCAAatgaattgaagaatttgaacaaagaacataaaattgatAATAAATGAAATATTTTTTTCGAAAAATTTATAATGCGTTTGTTGATTCTCTTGAAATAAATTTTACTTGTGCGTCTGATTCACTGGAAAATGATGTGTGGTTCTACTGTTTCTTTCCTCTGTAGACTATGCGACTAAGCATTAATATCTGCTTGGATCTGTTCTAGAGTTCTTCCTTTTGTTTCGGGTACAACCATAACAATGAAAACAATCGCTGCTGCATTGATTGCCGCATACAGAATGAAGGTACCTGACGAAAAGCAGGATGGCACGTATaagaaaaaatacaaaaaaacaaGACCTGATAAAGAAACAGAATGGCGCGTATAAGAAGAAAACCAACAAGACCCTTAAAACTAAATATTCAAGTAATATGAACTAGAATCAGGCATAATGATATACCCCAGGAACTCCATTCCATCAGAAAATTGAATGTGTAAGAAATGGACCATGCACCGAACCAGTTAACCAGTGTTGCCAGGCTTCCGGCCACCCCTTTTACATTTATAGGGAAAATCTGCCAGAAAAACAAAATATCAGATATACTGAAACTGAAACTAGCATTTGAGTAGTAGTAGCTTATGTGGTATGCTATCACCTCTGACATTACAACCCACGGAACTGCTCCCATTCCTGCTGAAAACGCCGATATGTATACCTAATTGCAGATTAAGACAATATATACAGCTTTAACTTCCATTCATCCATAATTCCACACTATTTGGAAATTATACAAAAGTTTTCGAAGCCAATAAATACTCTACCAGTATGCCTGTGACTGCAAGAATTGCCGCTGCCTTCTCTGATAGCTCATGAGCCTGGTTCATGGAGAAAACATGTGATTTAACACATTCTGAATATTTGACACTCAAATTTTATACTGTATGAGTTTTCCCATAGTTTACCTTGAGGTAGAACGCAATAGCAGTCAATAAACAACCTACAACTAATCCAGCCGCAGAAACCTGTAACAAGAAGTCTAATATCCTAGTTAATCGAAGAGGGTAGCAGATTATTTGGTACAAGAATGGGAAGTATATTTACCAAGAGCATTGGCTTTCTTCCTACTCTGTCAATTAAAGTTGCTCCAATAAGTGTAATCACAACCTGTGGAGATATGTTCTTTAAAGTTGGAACACAGACACACGATAACTTATCCTTCTAACAACAGGAAGTATGGGTTCCGAACCTGAAGCAAAGCATATATTATAGTACCAATGCTTGGAGAAAATCCTGTAAATATGAATAAAATTTTAGAAGACAGTGGTTTTGCGCATTTAGTAAAATCATACGAGTATTTTCCTTCTTCTACGCAGAGTTTTACAAATAGAGTATTTACCAGCCGTCTCAAAAATATTGCTGACATAGAAGCAGATACCATTAATTCCCCCAAACTGTTGGCAAACCATCAATCCAACTCCTATCTGACATCagaaaatttcaattattttgtttgaaaactTAAGGATTCACAAATTTAACACAATCAGCTGGTAAACTATAACAAGGATAGCAGTCTTACCGTGACAGAACGTAGATACCTCTTTTGAAACAAGTCAAACATATTAGCTTTGGGCAGCTTTTCGAGTTCTTCTATGTAATCCTGTCAATTCAAAGTCATAATGTGCAAATATGAGTAGGCCACTTCATTAGTATTAATTATAGTCAAATTGAAAGAACAACTAGTACTTGAATCTCAGCAGCCTCATGAGTTATATCTGCGTCCTTGCCACGAAGTTTCTGAAGTGCAGCTTCAAACTCCTTTTGAGATCCTATTTTCGCCTGTATTTACTTCGATTTGATATGATTGTTTCAATTGAATTGTTTACCTAATTTTGAAATGATTCTGTATGCTTACCAGCCATCTTGGAGATTCTGGAATGAAAAATAAACCCAAAAGTAGAACAGCACACGGGATAAGTCCTGCATTATACACCTAGTAAGTCTCTTTCTGCAGTGTCCAAGATATATACAGTAGAGTTTTTCCTTAACTCTTTACCAGTTAATGCTAAAGTCCTCCATGATAATACAATCCCTATTATAAAAGCCACTGAGACGCCAGTACAGATCATGACCTGCAAGGGGAGAATATAGTGTAAGTCGATGCAAAAACTGTATTAAAATTTGATAAGGTACTGACTGTAAGAATTTAAGTAAAACATACAAAACTTAAATGATCAGAAACAAGAAAACTTCAGTGTCTCACTTCCTAAGGTACAAAAATACCTGATTTAATGTTGTAAGTGCTCCTCGGAGATTTACAGGTGCTATTTCCGCAATGTAAACAGGTACCTATTGAATTACCACATCATGTTGGCTAACATTTCAATGTAAAGCTGCAAAAATGTGGCCATTGAACAGATTTTTTTTCTCTAGAAAGATGGCATATAACTCCAAAGCATACATACCACATAGGAGAAGGCACCCATTCCATATCCTCCTGCTAGTCTTCCTATATCCAATGCTAAAGAACCCTGGTTAATTAACGAGAAATTCATAGATAATTTATTTCTCTGAAACAGAAGTTTAGTAAGGATTAAAGAGGTTAATAATTTTGAAGCTGAACCTTGGCAAAATATATGGAAAACCACCCGCCCACACAGAAAGCAGAATACACTCTCATTGCCTGCAAAACATTTAACCATTCAGAAGAATTCAAAAGACTAAGCTAGGTGAAAGTTATTAGTTCATAATGTCAAACTTCACTTTGATTCCATACCCATTTCCTCCCAATAAAATCTGCAATAGGTCCACTAGTGATAGCTCCAATCATTGCACCAAAAGTAAGTATAGAACCGAAAAGTGAAAACTgcaagaaaatgaagagagaaaatTGGAAATGGAGATTGAATGAAAACATGTAAATAGAATGTTTCAAGAACAGCTAGGTGTCCACTACACACATAGTTGGCCTTTGGTGTGGTTTCTTACTGATGTGCACAGTTGCAGACCAATTATGGTGACCAGTTATAATCCAAATTATTATTGATTCACTGGCTTTTGGAGTCACGTTTTACTCATTTACATGGTTGAAATGTGATTATGGTGTACACTAAGATGCAAAATATCATTCACCTTTGGCTGTGTGGCGTCTTACTCCTGTGCACGGTTTCAGTATTATTATGGTGAGTTGTTGATTCAAATTAAATATAACTTATTAGCACTTATTTAGTTGCAAAATGAACTTGGGAGCCCTTGTTTGAACTGTTTGGAACTTGTTTACAAGAAATGGGTTTGTGGAACGTGAACGAATAAGACCATAATGTCTCAAATCAAATAAATTTACAGTTTTTGTTCTCGCTCAACTCAGAAACAATTGTCAGAATCCTCTTTTTCAACTCAACTCTTTGA
This Spinacia oleracea cultivar Varoflay chromosome 6, BTI_SOV_V1, whole genome shotgun sequence DNA region includes the following protein-coding sequences:
- the LOC110797646 gene encoding sugar transporter ERD6-like 7 isoform X2, with the protein product MIGAITSGPIADFIGRKWAMRVYSAFCVGGWFSIYFAKGSLALDIGRLAGGYGMGAFSYVVPVYIAEIAPVNLRGALTTLNQVMICTGVSVAFIIGIVLSWRTLALTGLIPCAVLLLGLFFIPESPRWLAKIGSQKEFEAALQKLRGKDADITHEAAEIQDYIEELEKLPKANMFDLFQKRYLRSVTIGVGLMVCQQFGGINGICFYVSNIFETAGFSPSIGTIIYALLQVVITLIGATLIDRVGRKPMLLVSAAGLVVGCLLTAIAFYLKAHELSEKAAAILAVTGILVYISAFSAGMGAVPWVVMSEIFPINVKGVAGSLATLVNWFGAWSISYTFNFLMEWSSWGTFILYAAINAAAIVFIVMVVPETKGRTLEQIQADINA
- the LOC110797646 gene encoding sugar transporter ERD6-like 7 isoform X1 → MGYGEEDVEIIHQEIEQPLIEAKGTTSHGGNKGRGHPWMVYLSTFVVVCGSYEFGACAGYSSPTQSAITAELGLSTAQFSLFGSILTFGAMIGAITSGPIADFIGRKWAMRVYSAFCVGGWFSIYFAKGSLALDIGRLAGGYGMGAFSYVVPVYIAEIAPVNLRGALTTLNQVMICTGVSVAFIIGIVLSWRTLALTGLIPCAVLLLGLFFIPESPRWLAKIGSQKEFEAALQKLRGKDADITHEAAEIQDYIEELEKLPKANMFDLFQKRYLRSVTIGVGLMVCQQFGGINGICFYVSNIFETAGFSPSIGTIIYALLQVVITLIGATLIDRVGRKPMLLVSAAGLVVGCLLTAIAFYLKAHELSEKAAAILAVTGILVYISAFSAGMGAVPWVVMSEIFPINVKGVAGSLATLVNWFGAWSISYTFNFLMEWSSWGTFILYAAINAAAIVFIVMVVPETKGRTLEQIQADINA